The proteins below are encoded in one region of Triticum aestivum cultivar Chinese Spring chromosome 1B, IWGSC CS RefSeq v2.1, whole genome shotgun sequence:
- the LOC123078829 gene encoding WRKY transcription factor WRKY62-like, whose amino-acid sequence MDDALSQISEAFRLAGELMGELQATQNGPAYIAARCHGIVHAYNRAIRMLQHYGVGDVAAAAAPRELDAGPRDILRLCSTDEAGASQFLGETPAHLAHRKEPFHMPAGVFGARVAPQHTMCAGAGVAGTSGGPMRRLPSSRSPPAVQPRQGRRRRESGKREMVLVPAQRTGNTELPPDDGYTWRKYGQKDILGSRYPRSYYRCTHKNYYGCDAKKKVQRLDDDTFMYEVTYCGDHSCLTSITPLLMLPTASTTTSAANSPTAATGSGLPTRDLPMELAERTHSAALSMPVKLDISWMPASFQGHLAGSGTGMGSIANMKMNVSTAPRDTNFPTLDLGDVMFNFGSSMDHIFSSYDRHNK is encoded by the exons ATGGATGACGCGCTGTCGCAGATTAGCGAGGCGTTCCGGCTCGCCGGCGAGCTCATGGGTGAGCTCCAGGCCACCCAGAACGGCCCGGCCTACATCGCCGCACGCTGCCACGGCATTGTCCATGCCTACAACAGAGCCATCCGCATGTTGCAGCACTACGGCGTGGGCGACGTGgccgcagccgccgcgccgcgtGAGCTCGACGCCGGGCCGCGAGACATCCTGCGCCTGTGCAGCACGGATGAAGCCGGCGCCAGCCAGTTTCTCGGAGAGACTCCGGCGCATTTGGCCCACCGGAAGGAGCCATTCCACATGCCGGCCGGCGTGTTCGGTGCGCGAGTGGCGCCACAGCATACGATGTGCGCGGGGGCGGGCGTCGCCGGCACGTCCGGTGGCCCGATGAGGAGGCTGCCGTCGTCCAGGTCTCCGCCAGCGGTCCAGCCACGGCAGGGCAGGAGGAG GAGGGAAAGCGGGAAGAGGGAGATGGTGTTGGTACCTGCACAGCGGACGGGCAACACTGAACTTCCACCAGACGACGGATACACGTGGCGCAAGTACGGCCAAAAAGATATTCTCGGCTCAAGGTACCCAAG GAGCTACTATCGGTGCACTCATAAGAACTACTATGGTTGTGATGCGAAGAAGAAGGTGCAGCGCTTGGATGACGACACCTTCATGTACGAGGTAACATATTGTGGCGACCACAGCTGCCTCACTTCCATCACCCCGTTACTCATGCTCCCCACAGCTAGCACCACAACCTCTGCTGCCAACTCTCCAACCGCCGCGACAGGCTCCGGCCTCCCCACTAGAGACCTCCCCATGGAACTGGCTGAGAGGACGCACTCGGCCGCGTTGTCCATGCCAGTCAAGCTCGACATTAGCTGGATGCCGGCAAGCTTCCAAGGCCATTTGGCGGGCTCTGGCACTGGCATGGGGAGCATCGCCAACATGAAGATGAACGTGTCCACCGCACCGAGGGACACGAATTTCCCGACGCTGGATCTCGGAGACGTCATGTTCAACTTCGGCAGCAGCATGGACCACATTTTCTCTTCTTATGATCGACATAATAAATAG